From a single Sphingosinicellaceae bacterium genomic region:
- a CDS encoding response regulator: MAPALPRTTILVVEDEVLIRFELIDMLEEAGFAVLDAGDADEAIALLESRSEIRIVITDIQMPGSLDGLRLAHLIRNRWPPTHLLVMSGNLSPGVSDLPERTSFIAKPFHGPTLLRVIAGLAV, from the coding sequence GTGGCCCCGGCCCTGCCACGAACCACGATCCTCGTCGTCGAGGATGAGGTGCTGATCCGCTTCGAACTGATCGACATGCTCGAGGAAGCGGGCTTCGCAGTGCTGGATGCCGGGGACGCCGACGAGGCGATTGCCTTGCTCGAGTCCCGCTCCGAAATCAGGATCGTGATCACCGACATCCAGATGCCGGGAAGCCTCGACGGATTGCGGTTGGCGCACCTGATTCGGAACCGCTGGCCGCCGACGCACCTGCTGGTCATGTCGGGTAACCTGTCACCGGGCGTAAGCGATCTGCCCGAGCGCACGAGTTTCATCGCCAAGCCTTTCCACGGCCCCACGCTGTTGCGAGTGATCGCCGGCCTCGCCGTCTGA
- a CDS encoding adenylate/guanylate cyclase domain-containing protein, with amino-acid sequence MSDLDRARAALARGDLIATYDYARGALADGAAEAPYLIVLSLARMGDIRSAMERYAEYGLDRATDEDTRALGARLAKNVAEALAGDARLAAFASASAAYARIHDENGGVFPAINAASLALLAGDVLGARRRAEALLADDSAVGDFWSGASRAEALLLLRRDADAEREMARALVLPGANLGARATTLRQFELLARDAGLDASRAVRDLLCPPVTVFYCGHMFVAGTEAEDILAARIDAALEEHDIGIGFGALACGTDILFAERLLLRGGELNVVLPFADADFIALSVDPGGPTWRARFDACMAAAASVHIVSEVGDIGDPRALNHGSKISMGLARLRADHLRGKSALLAVWDGAPARWVAGTAVDIECWRKSEGRTIVLTPEGLDRKLATPLAPSEYEGPIRAVMALIFADAPGFSKLHETEIPEFWRDVMGTASRVLDHHGECVRSRNSWGDAIFAVIDGSAVAAEIVLSLQEALARIGERFTLRIGAHYGAVFETDDPVTGNPTYYGVEVSRTARIEPVTPPGQVYVTESFAAALAMDAPGRFPCHYVGKVPLAKAYGTFPMYRLSRA; translated from the coding sequence ATGAGCGATCTCGACCGGGCACGCGCGGCCTTGGCGCGCGGCGATCTCATCGCGACCTACGATTATGCGCGGGGCGCGCTCGCCGACGGCGCAGCGGAGGCACCCTATCTCATCGTCCTCAGCCTCGCGAGGATGGGCGACATCCGGTCGGCGATGGAGCGCTATGCCGAATACGGCCTCGACCGCGCGACCGACGAAGACACAAGGGCACTCGGCGCCCGTCTCGCCAAGAACGTCGCGGAGGCCCTGGCCGGCGACGCCCGGCTCGCGGCATTCGCGTCCGCCAGCGCCGCCTATGCCAGGATCCACGACGAGAACGGCGGCGTCTTTCCGGCCATCAACGCCGCCAGCCTGGCTTTGCTTGCGGGCGATGTCCTCGGCGCGCGCCGCCGTGCCGAGGCGCTGCTTGCCGACGACAGTGCCGTCGGCGACTTCTGGAGCGGCGCGAGCCGGGCGGAGGCACTGCTGCTGCTGCGCCGTGATGCCGACGCCGAGCGCGAAATGGCGCGCGCGCTGGTCCTGCCGGGGGCCAACCTCGGTGCCCGCGCGACGACATTGCGCCAGTTCGAACTGCTGGCGCGCGATGCCGGGCTCGATGCCAGTCGCGCGGTTCGCGACCTGCTGTGTCCGCCGGTCACCGTATTCTATTGCGGCCACATGTTCGTCGCCGGCACCGAGGCCGAAGACATACTGGCGGCGAGGATCGACGCGGCGCTGGAGGAACACGACATCGGCATCGGCTTCGGCGCACTCGCCTGCGGCACCGACATCCTGTTCGCCGAGCGCCTGCTGCTCCGCGGCGGCGAACTCAATGTCGTGCTGCCCTTCGCGGATGCCGACTTCATCGCGCTGTCGGTCGACCCCGGCGGCCCGACGTGGCGCGCCCGCTTCGATGCCTGCATGGCGGCGGCGGCCTCGGTCCACATCGTCTCGGAGGTCGGCGACATCGGCGACCCGCGTGCCCTCAACCACGGCAGCAAGATCTCGATGGGACTGGCGCGGCTGCGGGCCGATCACCTGCGCGGAAAATCGGCGCTGCTCGCGGTCTGGGACGGCGCGCCTGCGCGCTGGGTCGCGGGTACCGCGGTCGACATCGAATGCTGGCGGAAATCGGAGGGCCGGACGATCGTGCTGACCCCCGAGGGTCTCGACCGCAAGCTTGCGACGCCGCTTGCCCCAAGCGAATACGAGGGCCCGATCCGCGCCGTGATGGCGCTGATCTTCGCCGACGCACCGGGCTTCTCGAAGCTGCACGAAACCGAGATTCCTGAGTTCTGGCGCGATGTCATGGGCACCGCGTCGCGCGTCCTCGACCACCACGGCGAGTGCGTCCGCTCGCGCAACAGCTGGGGCGACGCGATCTTCGCGGTGATCGACGGCAGCGCGGTCGCCGCCGAGATCGTGCTGTCGCTGCAGGAGGCGCTGGCCCGGATCGGCGAGCGCTTCACGCTGCGCATCGGTGCCCATTACGGCGCGGTGTTCGAGACCGATGACCCGGTCACCGGCAACCCGACCTATTACGGCGTCGAGGTGTCGCGCACCGCCCGCATCGAGCCGGTGACGCCGCCGGGGCAGGTTTATGTCACCGAAAGCTTCGCCGCCGCGCTGGCGATGGACGCGCCCGGCCGCTTCCCGTGCCACTATGTCGGGAAGGTGCCGCTGGCCAAGGCCTACGGCACCTTCCCGATGTACCGGCTGTCGCGCGCCTGA
- a CDS encoding FkbM family methyltransferase codes for MKQAMKALNRAVALAGLFGPGYVMRWMSGSAGQPVLPAALSGIGPIWLRKNSTDGEVFRQVFQNREYELRSLRRFADIQARYEALLDAGRLPVVVDAGANIGAASLWFANIFPRAHVVAIEPEPANVAMCRRNIANRPSISLLEAAVGSSSGRVSLNNPAGMAWSPRSVRSDDGNIEVVTIQDAVDEVPNGQLFIVKMDIEGFESDVFASGTEWIDDTTVLIIEIHDWMRPGAETSFTLQRAMSDRRFEILISGENLIYLNTKLLGAPR; via the coding sequence ATGAAACAAGCCATGAAGGCCCTGAACCGCGCCGTCGCCTTGGCCGGATTATTTGGACCCGGCTACGTCATGCGCTGGATGTCCGGATCGGCTGGTCAACCAGTATTGCCGGCGGCACTGAGCGGGATCGGTCCGATCTGGCTGCGCAAGAACAGCACCGACGGCGAAGTCTTCCGGCAGGTCTTCCAGAACCGTGAATACGAGCTCCGTTCGCTCCGGCGATTTGCCGACATCCAGGCGCGCTACGAGGCATTGCTGGACGCCGGGCGACTGCCGGTGGTCGTCGACGCCGGTGCGAATATCGGTGCGGCCTCGCTGTGGTTTGCCAACATTTTCCCGCGCGCCCACGTCGTTGCCATCGAGCCCGAGCCGGCGAACGTCGCGATGTGCCGCCGGAACATCGCGAATCGGCCCTCGATCAGCCTGCTGGAAGCAGCCGTCGGATCGTCGTCGGGCCGCGTCTCCCTGAACAACCCCGCCGGCATGGCCTGGTCACCACGCAGCGTGCGCAGCGACGACGGCAATATCGAGGTCGTGACCATCCAGGACGCGGTCGACGAGGTCCCGAACGGCCAGCTGTTCATCGTGAAAATGGACATCGAGGGCTTCGAGTCCGACGTGTTCGCGTCCGGCACCGAGTGGATCGACGACACCACGGTGCTGATCATCGAGATCCACGACTGGATGCGCCCGGGCGCCGAAACCAGCTTCACGCTCCAGCGCGCGATGTCGGACCGCCGCTTCGAGATCCTGATCAGCGGCGAGAACCTCATCTACCTGAATACCAAGCTGCTGGGTGCGCCGCGCTGA
- a CDS encoding glycosyltransferase, with protein MSTRPPLDVTVIVPTFNRAHYLGECLDALLGQTTPPRQIIIVDDGSTDDTAAVAEAYAGRVEYLKQPNGGKATALNLGLEHAVGADIWIFDDDDYADPDALRLLHEALHSDPDAGYAFGRYDNFSDEPGQPRRFMPVEPAHFEAPDLFCALLERCFVFQPALLVRRRCYDAVGGFDTGFVRAQDYEMLTRLALNAAGIEVPSVVFHQRQHFERRGSAAFGIDGREVWERQKTFDARVLEKVYRTFPLHGYLPRPLPAGELTAGETLRALLRRAAAMARKKLWRLAGDDIAAATTIAKRLGTTGIEPAEAAMLGRVFDEHGYGRDDLNPDNPFLREVRALPASRFRSALIAALSWPIFRYTLLAVRRGKPAEALGYARLYREVGASRALPDHLRRLTGRIAPSAQRQVATSSGA; from the coding sequence ATGAGCACGCGCCCGCCCCTCGACGTGACAGTGATCGTCCCGACCTTCAACCGCGCGCATTACCTGGGCGAGTGCCTCGATGCGCTGCTCGGCCAGACCACGCCGCCGCGCCAGATCATCATCGTCGACGATGGCTCCACCGACGACACCGCCGCGGTCGCCGAAGCCTATGCCGGTCGTGTCGAATATCTGAAGCAGCCTAACGGCGGCAAGGCGACCGCGCTCAATCTCGGCCTCGAGCATGCCGTCGGAGCGGACATCTGGATCTTCGACGACGACGATTATGCCGACCCAGACGCGCTGCGCCTGCTTCACGAGGCTCTGCATTCCGATCCCGACGCCGGTTACGCCTTCGGTCGCTACGACAACTTCAGCGACGAGCCCGGCCAGCCGCGGCGCTTCATGCCGGTCGAGCCGGCCCACTTCGAGGCCCCCGACCTGTTCTGCGCCCTGCTCGAGCGCTGCTTCGTGTTCCAGCCCGCGCTGCTGGTTCGCCGTCGCTGCTACGATGCGGTCGGCGGTTTCGACACCGGCTTCGTCCGCGCCCAGGACTATGAAATGCTCACCAGGCTGGCGCTGAACGCAGCCGGCATCGAGGTGCCAAGCGTGGTCTTCCATCAGCGCCAGCACTTCGAGCGCCGGGGTTCGGCCGCGTTCGGCATCGACGGCCGCGAAGTCTGGGAGCGGCAGAAGACGTTCGACGCGCGGGTGCTGGAGAAGGTTTACCGGACGTTTCCGCTCCACGGCTACCTGCCGCGCCCGCTGCCGGCCGGCGAGCTGACCGCGGGCGAGACGCTGCGGGCGCTGCTGAGGCGCGCTGCGGCGATGGCCCGCAAGAAACTGTGGCGGCTCGCCGGCGATGATATCGCTGCGGCAACGACCATCGCAAAACGTCTTGGCACTACCGGCATCGAGCCGGCGGAAGCCGCTATGCTCGGACGAGTCTTCGATGAACACGGATATGGTCGCGACGACCTCAACCCGGACAACCCGTTCCTGCGCGAGGTCCGCGCCCTGCCCGCCAGCCGCTTCCGGTCGGCGCTGATCGCGGCGCTGAGCTGGCCAATCTTTCGGTACACGCTGCTCGCTGTCCGCCGCGGCAAGCCGGCGGAAGCGCTGGGCTATGCCCGGCTCTACCGCGAGGTCGGGGCGAGCCGCGCGCTGCCGGATCACCTGCGTCGGTTGACCGGCAGGATCGCACCCTCGGCGCAACGGCAGGTCGCGACGTCCAGTGGTGCCTGA
- a CDS encoding glycosyltransferase family 2 protein, with protein sequence MTEDDRIAVITINWNGWANTLECLAALRSSRQPDWHLYIVDNASTDDSVERLANLGDDVTLIRSPINGGWTGGNNLGIEGALAAGYDWLFILNNDAFVEPDTLGLLLDEAKAQAARGTWPVIGPVHRGEHASDYDFIGSGTDPRTGIPAWTEAAHAPTGRLNATSYISGAGLFANRRHFEAVGLLDDRFYLNFDDTDWCRRAAELGFPLLMLSDAVIRHVGSASIGGRQSPLQTYFMARNRLLFAEKHCTLAERLRLARRYVWQARELTGKDGVFGWLGSLVGARDGVRAAFRAGVTDYVLRRFGDCPDIVRSWQSAASSAARAAKSELSGAPR encoded by the coding sequence GTGACTGAAGACGACCGGATCGCAGTGATCACGATCAACTGGAACGGTTGGGCGAACACGCTTGAGTGCCTGGCCGCGCTGCGCTCCAGCCGTCAGCCGGACTGGCACCTGTACATCGTCGACAACGCCTCCACCGACGACTCCGTCGAGCGCCTCGCAAACCTCGGCGACGACGTCACGCTGATCCGCTCGCCGATCAACGGCGGCTGGACGGGCGGCAACAACCTCGGGATCGAGGGCGCGCTGGCGGCGGGTTACGACTGGCTGTTCATCCTCAACAACGACGCCTTCGTCGAGCCGGACACGCTCGGGTTGCTGCTCGACGAGGCCAAGGCGCAGGCGGCGCGCGGCACCTGGCCGGTCATCGGCCCGGTCCATCGCGGCGAGCACGCCAGCGACTACGACTTCATCGGCTCCGGCACCGACCCCAGGACCGGCATCCCGGCATGGACCGAGGCCGCCCATGCCCCGACCGGCCGCCTGAACGCGACGAGCTATATCAGCGGTGCCGGGCTGTTCGCGAACCGTCGCCACTTCGAGGCCGTCGGGCTGCTGGACGACCGCTTCTACCTGAATTTCGACGACACCGACTGGTGCCGCCGCGCCGCCGAGCTGGGCTTCCCCCTGCTGATGCTGTCGGACGCGGTCATCCGCCATGTCGGATCCGCGTCGATCGGCGGGCGGCAGTCGCCGCTGCAGACCTATTTCATGGCGCGCAACCGGCTGCTGTTCGCGGAGAAGCACTGCACGCTGGCCGAGCGGCTGCGACTGGCCCGGCGCTATGTCTGGCAGGCACGCGAGCTGACCGGCAAGGACGGCGTATTCGGCTGGCTGGGCAGCCTCGTCGGCGCACGCGACGGGGTGCGCGCGGCGTTCCGCGCCGGTGTCACCGACTATGTCCTGCGGCGGTTCGGCGACTGCCCCGACATCGTGCGGTCGTGGCAGTCGGCCGCCAGCAGCGCCGCCCGCGCCGCGAAGTCCGAGCTTTCGGGCGCGCCGCGATGA
- a CDS encoding DUF885 domain-containing protein: MMKSEHGLSRRAAIGVAGSAALVASATWAKPVADDASQRLRALLEASASADAALDPTGEASAAVPPGTPPFVDPLSDAYATTLAANKRRDLAALKAIDTKQLGTVDKIAWDVLYYRTRQTLDLIDSGLFKVGQLAPLNPSFGPQVELPDFVAGAGARFASAEDYETGLVRLTAFAGYLRSAVSRLKEGLAAGYVQPKIIVTNIIKQLDAVLAQPVEDSPFYAAIRHLPAGLSAQREDYAKRYRAVIEQQVYPGYRAWVTYLRDVYLPVAPEAPGRGAMKRGGELYAAELAFHTTTTLTPDAIHTLGLSEVERITGAMEAVRPQLGAYGDLPALFTDVRTNPRFYCKTPDELLGRFRDIEARIWLGMPKLFANRPRSQFVVAALPALGEQRGTGYYRPSASGTGPGTLFFNMAMLNTRPIPTLETLTLHEGIPGHHFQINLARENTSLPPLLRTGSSTAYTEGWGLYAESLGRELGMFTDPWQWFGHLDMEMLRAVRLVVDTGIHARGWSRDKAVQYMLGHTSMAPRDVEVEIDRYIAYPAQACAYKVGELTISRLRRQASAQLGSGFDLRLFHDQVLSTGALPLAVLEAKIVAWLRSTAGAAPTRAHPS, encoded by the coding sequence ATGATGAAAAGCGAACACGGGCTATCGCGGCGCGCCGCCATCGGGGTGGCCGGTTCGGCGGCGCTCGTCGCCAGCGCGACATGGGCGAAGCCGGTGGCGGACGACGCCTCGCAGCGCCTGCGGGCCCTGCTTGAGGCGAGCGCCAGCGCCGACGCCGCGCTCGATCCGACCGGCGAGGCCAGCGCCGCGGTCCCGCCCGGCACGCCGCCCTTCGTCGACCCGCTTTCGGATGCCTATGCAACGACGCTGGCGGCGAACAAGCGCCGTGACCTCGCGGCGCTGAAGGCCATCGACACCAAGCAGCTCGGCACGGTCGACAAGATCGCCTGGGATGTCCTCTACTACCGCACCCGTCAGACGCTGGACCTGATCGACTCCGGCCTGTTCAAGGTCGGCCAGCTGGCACCGCTCAACCCGTCGTTCGGGCCGCAGGTCGAGCTGCCCGACTTCGTCGCCGGTGCCGGCGCGCGGTTCGCATCGGCCGAGGACTACGAGACCGGGCTGGTCCGCCTGACCGCGTTCGCGGGCTACCTGCGTTCGGCGGTCTCGCGCCTCAAGGAGGGGCTGGCCGCGGGCTACGTCCAGCCGAAGATCATCGTGACCAACATCATCAAGCAGCTCGACGCCGTGCTCGCCCAGCCCGTCGAGGACAGTCCGTTTTATGCCGCCATCCGTCACCTGCCTGCCGGGCTCAGTGCCCAACGCGAGGACTACGCCAAGCGCTACCGGGCGGTGATCGAGCAGCAGGTCTATCCCGGCTACCGGGCGTGGGTCACGTACCTGCGCGACGTCTACCTGCCGGTCGCGCCCGAGGCGCCGGGACGCGGCGCGATGAAGCGTGGCGGCGAACTTTACGCGGCCGAGCTCGCCTTCCACACCACGACGACGCTGACGCCCGACGCAATCCATACGCTCGGGCTGTCCGAGGTCGAGCGCATCACCGGCGCGATGGAGGCCGTGCGGCCGCAGCTCGGAGCCTATGGCGACCTGCCGGCGCTGTTCACCGACGTCCGGACGAACCCGCGCTTCTACTGCAAGACCCCAGACGAGTTGCTCGGCCGGTTCCGCGACATCGAGGCGCGGATCTGGCTCGGCATGCCCAAGCTGTTCGCCAATCGGCCGCGCTCGCAATTCGTGGTCGCGGCGCTGCCGGCGCTCGGCGAGCAGCGCGGCACCGGCTATTACCGCCCCAGCGCCTCGGGGACGGGGCCGGGTACCCTGTTCTTCAACATGGCGATGCTGAACACCCGGCCGATCCCGACGCTCGAGACGCTGACCCTGCACGAAGGCATTCCGGGCCACCATTTCCAGATCAACCTGGCGCGCGAGAACACGAGCCTGCCGCCGCTGCTGCGTACGGGCTCGAGCACCGCCTACACCGAGGGCTGGGGGCTGTATGCGGAGTCGCTGGGGCGTGAGCTCGGCATGTTCACCGATCCTTGGCAGTGGTTCGGGCACCTCGACATGGAGATGCTGCGGGCCGTGCGGCTGGTGGTCGATACCGGCATTCACGCCCGCGGCTGGTCGCGCGACAAGGCGGTGCAGTACATGCTCGGCCACACCTCGATGGCACCGCGCGACGTCGAGGTCGAGATCGACCGCTACATCGCCTACCCGGCACAGGCCTGCGCCTACAAGGTCGGCGAACTCACGATTTCGCGCCTGCGCCGCCAGGCCAGCGCGCAACTCGGTTCGGGTTTCGACCTGAGGTTGTTCCACGACCAGGTCTTGTCGACCGGTGCACTGCCGCTGGCCGTGCTCGAAGCAAAAATTGTCGCCTGGCTGCGCTCGACTGCAGGGGCCGCACCGACGCGCGCGCATCCGTCCTGA
- a CDS encoding glycosyltransferase family 2 protein has product MLAKAPATTIPRDAVPHRVDVLIPVYNAARTVRSAVESICAQTVTDIVIHVVDDGSTDASPDILAALAATDDRIRVHRKPNGGIVDALNYGLGFCTADYIARHDADDLAYPNRFAVQLDWLERHADVVAVGAAVRHIDADGRPTGSVVDLISPDLADAFQVPSQEPYIIHPFLMVRRETIMAVGGYRHVHHSEDTDLYWRLSERGRLCNLPDVLGEYRLHAESVSSASVTNGRIAAVNSQLAALSFRRRHRAAGDLVFAKDSLGDLRGTHDLAELIELAGAGLDADEMAYLAEASGAKLLELASYRPFEIEASDCRLIGRIARRGMAHLSPANRSLYARRLSGTAARLAAAGRLADALQLLPASLLPSFAARYVLRAPALAGLKRRLRRGSTAGAPTK; this is encoded by the coding sequence ATGCTAGCCAAAGCCCCCGCCACGACGATTCCCCGGGATGCGGTCCCCCACCGCGTCGACGTGCTCATCCCGGTCTACAACGCCGCCCGGACCGTGCGCTCCGCGGTCGAGAGCATCTGCGCGCAGACGGTGACCGACATCGTCATCCACGTCGTCGACGACGGCTCGACCGACGCGAGCCCCGACATCCTGGCCGCGCTCGCCGCGACCGACGACCGGATCCGCGTGCACCGCAAGCCAAACGGCGGCATCGTCGATGCCCTCAACTATGGCCTGGGCTTCTGTACGGCGGACTATATCGCGCGCCACGATGCCGACGACCTCGCCTACCCGAACCGGTTCGCGGTGCAGCTCGACTGGCTGGAGCGGCATGCGGACGTGGTCGCGGTCGGGGCCGCGGTCCGCCACATCGACGCCGATGGCCGACCGACCGGCAGTGTCGTCGACCTGATCTCGCCCGACCTCGCGGACGCGTTCCAGGTCCCGTCGCAGGAGCCCTATATCATCCACCCGTTCCTGATGGTCCGGCGCGAAACGATCATGGCCGTCGGCGGCTACCGGCACGTGCATCATTCCGAGGACACCGACCTCTACTGGCGGCTGTCGGAGCGCGGGCGGCTGTGCAACCTGCCCGACGTGCTCGGCGAATACCGGCTCCACGCCGAGAGCGTGTCGAGCGCCAGCGTCACCAACGGGCGCATCGCGGCGGTGAACTCGCAGCTGGCGGCGCTGTCGTTCCGACGGCGGCACCGGGCGGCGGGCGACCTCGTGTTCGCCAAGGACAGCCTCGGCGACCTGCGCGGCACGCACGACCTTGCCGAGCTGATCGAGCTGGCGGGCGCCGGTCTCGATGCGGACGAGATGGCCTATCTGGCGGAGGCGAGCGGTGCGAAGCTGCTCGAACTCGCGAGCTACCGGCCGTTCGAGATCGAAGCGAGCGACTGCCGGCTGATCGGCCGCATCGCGCGCCGCGGCATGGCGCATTTGTCGCCGGCGAACCGCTCGCTGTACGCGCGGCGATTGAGCGGTACCGCGGCGCGACTGGCGGCGGCCGGGCGCCTGGCCGATGCGCTCCAGCTCCTGCCCGCCAGCCTGTTACCCAGCTTCGCGGCGCGCTATGTGCTGCGCGCACCGGCGCTGGCGGGGCTCAAGCGGCGGCTCCGGCGCGGCTCGACCGCGGGTGCCCCGACCAAGTAA
- a CDS encoding glycosyltransferase has product MPRRLVVGSWPGRSFHWNSFVAGFCDSLEAAGCDVVDVDDPRTIGVPIDVLHIHWPEKVFWAGGGAARTLVRTFATIRALTRLRRSGVRLVWMVHNLRPHDVAGVRQRLWSLLSSRLARLVDGYMTLSPATVPTVQAAFPELVGKPLAAVWHPLYEAALHAPHRAACRNTHPVAPSVNAYAFFGQLKRYKGVADLIRVFAASPGSDQRLLIAGHADSPEFGEQIERLAASDRRIELRLGRLSDAGLLELVAAADVIVLPFRDYLHSGSMVYALSCGRPVITPSTPFAEGLANVVGRAWVRTYSGALTPADLVFDPPHGAPDLSSLSWSALGEAATGLYRGLVKPVA; this is encoded by the coding sequence ATGCCGCGCCGACTGGTTGTCGGCTCGTGGCCCGGTCGCTCGTTCCACTGGAACAGCTTCGTTGCCGGATTCTGCGACAGCCTCGAGGCGGCAGGCTGCGACGTCGTCGATGTCGACGATCCGCGCACGATCGGGGTGCCGATCGACGTGCTGCATATCCATTGGCCCGAGAAGGTGTTCTGGGCCGGCGGCGGCGCGGCGCGGACCCTCGTCCGGACCTTCGCGACGATCCGCGCGCTGACACGGTTGCGGCGATCCGGCGTGCGCCTGGTGTGGATGGTCCATAATCTGCGGCCCCACGATGTGGCCGGAGTACGCCAACGCTTGTGGTCGCTGCTGTCGAGCCGGCTCGCCCGCCTCGTCGACGGCTATATGACCCTCAGCCCGGCGACGGTCCCGACGGTCCAGGCGGCCTTCCCCGAACTGGTCGGCAAGCCCCTGGCCGCGGTCTGGCATCCGCTTTACGAAGCGGCGCTTCATGCACCGCATCGCGCCGCGTGCCGGAATACGCATCCGGTGGCGCCGAGTGTGAACGCCTATGCCTTCTTCGGCCAGCTCAAGCGGTACAAGGGCGTGGCGGACCTGATCCGGGTCTTCGCGGCCAGCCCCGGCAGCGACCAGCGCTTGTTGATTGCCGGCCACGCCGACTCCCCGGAATTCGGTGAACAGATCGAGCGGCTGGCGGCTTCGGACCGCCGGATCGAGCTCCGCCTCGGCCGCTTGTCCGATGCCGGCCTGCTCGAGCTCGTCGCCGCCGCGGACGTGATCGTGCTGCCGTTCCGAGATTATCTGCACTCCGGGTCGATGGTCTATGCGCTGAGCTGCGGCCGGCCGGTGATCACGCCGTCGACACCATTCGCCGAGGGCCTCGCCAACGTCGTCGGTCGGGCCTGGGTGCGCACCTATTCCGGCGCGCTGACCCCTGCCGACCTGGTGTTCGACCCGCCGCACGGCGCACCGGACCTGTCGTCGCTAAGCTGGTCCGCGCTGGGCGAGGCGGCCACCGGGCTGTATCGGGGACTCGTGAAGCCGGTGGCATGA
- a CDS encoding DUF3237 domain-containing protein, with protein sequence MTEHLNETLPEVLRTVRTRPLFVIRLDVRKLQLLGGPPAAYRRVGVVPGGVFEGERLSGVVLDGGSDWQTVRGDGSTVLDVRLVLHATDGALIAMTYRGVRHGPADIIARLEGGETVDPADYYFRISPMFETAAPELAWLNRIVTVGIGHRTAAGPVYSLFEVL encoded by the coding sequence ATGACCGAGCACCTGAACGAGACCCTGCCCGAGGTGCTCCGCACCGTGCGGACCCGGCCGCTGTTCGTCATCCGCCTCGACGTCCGCAAGCTGCAGCTGCTCGGCGGCCCGCCGGCGGCGTATCGGCGGGTCGGCGTCGTGCCCGGCGGCGTCTTCGAGGGCGAGCGGCTGTCCGGCGTCGTGCTCGACGGCGGCAGCGACTGGCAAACGGTGCGGGGCGACGGCAGCACCGTGCTCGACGTCAGGCTCGTCCTGCATGCCACCGACGGCGCCCTGATCGCGATGACCTACCGTGGTGTCCGCCATGGCCCCGCCGACATCATCGCCCGGCTGGAGGGCGGCGAAACCGTCGACCCGGCGGACTATTACTTCCGCATCAGCCCGATGTTCGAGACCGCCGCCCCGGAACTCGCGTGGCTCAACCGCATCGTCACGGTCGGCATCGGACATCGCACCGCGGCCGGCCCGGTCTACAGCCTGTTCGAGGTGCTGTAA